In Thermodesulfobacteriota bacterium, the genomic window CGGACAACCTTCCCCGTTTTGATGAGATCGCTCAGGATCTGTTTCGCCATATTGATGGGGATGGCGAAGCCGATCCCAGTCCCCGGCTGGATGATCATGGCGTTGATCCCGATCACCTCTCCATCGATGTTGATGAGGGGCCCTCCGCTGTTGCCAGGATTGATCGAGGCATCGGTCTGGATAAAGTCCTCATAGGTCCCTGTCCCAAGCCCGGAGCGTCCTTTGGCGCTGATGACCCCTACGGTGACGGTATGTTCGAGACCGAAGGGGCTTCCGATGGCGATGGCCCATTCCCCGACCTCGAGCTTGTCCGAATCGCCGAGCGTGGCCACGGGCAGATCCTTCGCTTTGATATGAAGGACAGCGAGGTCGGTCCTCGGATCCTGGCCTTTGACCGTGGCAATGAACTCCCTCCCGTCCGCGAGGCGGACCTTGATCTTGTCGGCGCCCTCGATGACATGGTTGTTCGTGAGGATGTATCCTTCCTTATCGACGATGACCCCGGAGCCCCCGCTTCTCTGCCGATGGCGATACTCCTTCCCCCTCTCTCTGGGCCATCCGAACCCCCTGAAGAACTCTTCGAAGGGGCTTCCCCTGAAGAACTCTTCGCCGAACCTCTCCCAGGGCTTTATGGTCACGGTCTTCTCTGTGGTGATGTTGACGACCGAAGGTTGAACCTTTTTGGCCACCTCGACGAAGGCCTGCCCCAAAGATTTGGCAGTTGTCAATTTATCGTTTTTTGGTAGGGAATTGGCCTTCTCCCTTCCGATGCAGAAGAAGAGGCCGAAGAGGAGGACGGTTAAAGAAAGTCCTATCACCGCCAACCTTTTTACCTTTTGGGCGCCCATGGTCTATCCTCCAACATATTGATTTTAAAAACATACCCTTTTTTTGAGGAGTTGTCAAATCACGGGGTTTAGCGATCCCAAAAGCCCCTGCTTTTGAATTCATCTGGCCCATCGAACGAGGAAAGAGGAGGCAAGAGGAAAGATCATGGCCAGAGGGAATCGCTTTTCGATCGAGGGGTTTCTGGAGCATGAAAATAGGAATAGGTTATAATGTTTTTGATTTTGCAAATCATATCTTTGGGTTCCAGGATCCTCTAACTTATTGGCGGATATTTCTTAACCCCTTCCATGGAGCAGATCCGTAATTTTAGCATCATTGCCCATATCGACCACGGGAAGTCGACCCTCGCCGATCGCCTCATCCAGTTTACCGGGATGGTCGATGAGCGGAACTTCAAGGACCAGATCCTCGACAACATGGAGATCGAGCGGGAGAGGGGGATTACGATCAAGAGCCAGGCGATCTCCCTTCCTTATCGCTCTCGGGACGGACAGGAGTACCTCCTCAACCTCATCGACACCCCTGGCCATGTCGATTTCTCTTACGAGGTCTCCCGGGCCTTGGCCTCCTGCGAGGGCGTCCTGCTCCTCATCGATGCCTCCCAGGGCGTCCAGGCCCAGACCCTTGCCAATCTCTACCTCGCGATGGAGAACGATCTCGAGATCATCCCGGTCATCAACAAGATCGACCTTCCCACCGCCGATATCGATCGGGTCCTCGAGCAGATCGACTCGGAGCTGGGATTGGACCCTTTCGGTGCCCTGAAGTGTTCGGCCAAGGAAGGGATCGGCATCGAGGAGATCCTCGAGGCGATCGTGAAGAGGATCCCTCCGCCGAAAGGGAGTCCGGAGGCACCCCTGGCCGCCCTGATCTTCGATGCTCAGTACGATCCATTTCGAGGGACGGTCATCCACTGCCGTCTTTTCGACGGAACGGTGAGGCCGGGGGATCTCATCCGTTTCATGTCGAACGGCGCGACCTACGAAGTCGAGGAGGTCGGCCGCTTCCTTCTCAACCGACAGAGGAGGGATAGCCTCTCGGCCGGGGAGGTCGGCTATATCCTGGCAGGGGTCAAGACGGTCTCGGATGTCTATATCGGTGATACGATCACCTTTGAGGATCGCCCTTGCGCCCAGCCCCTCCCGGGATTTAAGGCCTTCAAGCCGGTCGTCTTCTCTTCGATCTACCCCATCTCCCCTGAAGATTATGAAGACCTTGCCTCTGCCCTCGAGAAGTACAAGCTCAACGATGCGGCGCTGGTCTATCAGAAGGACTCCTCCCTGGCCCTCGGACAGGGCTTCCGATGCGGTTTTTTGGGACTCCTCCATCTCGAGATCGTTCAAGAGAGGTTGGAGCGGGAATACGATCTCTCCATCATCCTCTCCGTCCCGAGCGTCCGTTACCGTTTCACCCTGAAGGACGGAACCACGGTCTATGTGGACAATCCCGCGCACTATCCTGATCCGGCCACGATCGCCAAGGGAGAGGAGCCCTACATCCGGGCCACCTTGATCATGCCCGAAAGGTACCTCGGCAATGTGATCAAGCTCTGCATGGAGAAGCGGGGACAGCAGTCAAAGCTAAACTACCTCGGACCCGACCGGGTGGAGCTCATCTATGAGATGCCCCTTGCCGAGGTGATGTACGATTTTTACGATCGTTTCAAATCGATCACCCAGGGATATGGGTCCTTCGATTACGACCTCCTCGACTACCGGGAGAGCAACCTGGTCCTGCTCGACATCCTGGTCAATGGCGAGAAGGTCGATGCCCTTTCGCAGATCGTCCACCGCGATCAGGCCCGTCCCAGGGCCCTCCGGGTCTGTGAGACCCTGAAGGAGGAGATCCCTCGGCAGATGTTCAAGGTGGCGATTCAAGGGGCCATCGGAGGAGAGATCATCGCCCGGACCACCCTCTCTCCCTATCGAAAGGACGTGACGGCAAAGTGCTACGGAGGGGACGTCACCCGGAAACGGAAGCTTCTCGAGAAGCAAAAGAAAGGTAAGAAGAGGATGAAGATGGTCGGATCGGTCTCCATCCCCCAGAGCGCCTTTCTGGCAGTGCTGAGGTCGGAACCGGAGAGCTGATCCGAAAAAAATTCCGCCCGAGATCAAAGAGGGCCGGGAGGCTTATCCTTCCATGATCCCAATCCAGAGAGCTGGCCTATATATCCACATCCCCTTCTGCCTGAGCAAATGCCCTTATTGCGGTTTCTATTCCACGACCTCGGTCTCTCAAATCCCCGCATTTTTAGAAGGCCTCTTCAGAGAGATGGAGATGGCGAAGGGGAGAGACCCTCTCGGCCCTTTCGACACCCTCTATCTGGGCGGAGGGACACCCTCCCTGCTCGACCCCTCCCAGCTGGAGCGATTATTGAACGAGGTGCGAAAGGAGTTCGATCTCTCGCCGGAATCGGAGATCACGATCGAGGCCAATCCGGGGGACCTCAACCGGTCTTACCTCCGATCGATCTCGGAGCTCGGGATCAACCGCATCGTCATCGGTGTCCAGTCTTTCGAGGACGAGGTGCTGGCCTTTTTAGGGAGGCGCCACTCGGCTGCTGAGGCCTTCCAAGCCCTGGAGTGGGTCCGGGAGGCGGGATTTCAGAACCTTGGCATCGACCTCATCTATGGAGTCCCGGGCCAGGGGCTCGAGGCCTGGCTTCAGGACTTGAAACAGGCCCTCTCCTTTCTGCCCGAGCATCTCTCCTGTTATGAATTGACCTTCGAACCCGAGACCCCTCTCGGGAGAAGATTCCGGTCCAAAGAGCTTCCTGCGCCGAAAGAGGAGGCCCGGTATGAATTCTTTTTAAGGACCTCCGAATTCCTCGAAGGAAACGGTTACCTCCATTATGAGGTCTCCAACTTCGCCAGAGAGGCCAACTATGCCTCTCGACACAACCAAAAATACTGGGACCATTCCCCCTACCTCGGCCTCGGTCCTTCGGCTCACTCCTTCCAGTCCGATCGGCGCTGGTGGAACCACCGCTGCCTCGACCGATACCTCGAGGCGATCGCTCAGGGGACCCTGCCCATGGAAGGCCAAGAGGTCTTGACCCTCGAACAGCTCAAACTGGAGACGCTCTTTCTCAGCCTGAGGACGAGGCGGGGGATCGACCTTGCCGACTTCAAGGCCCGATTTGGCTCCGATCTGTTAACAGACCTGAAGGGAGTCCTGACCAGGCTGGAAGAGGAGGGGCTGATCCTTCTCCAGGAAGGCCATCTCTCGCCCACGGTGAAAGGCCTCGCCGTGGCCGATGGCATGGCTCTTCTCTGAAGTCCGAGGAGGGATGAGGTTTCCAAGGAACCCCCATGAATGAGAAAGAAATCGAACAAGAGCTCGAATCCCTCCGCCTGAGGGCCGCCGAGCTTGAAAGGTGCGAAGAAGAGCGGAGGAGGAGGGAGGCGGTCTTCCTCGATCTTATCAATGCCACCGAGGAGGTGGTCTTTCTCATCGATCGCGAAGGGATCCTCCTGGCCGCCAACCAGAACACGGCCCGTCTTTACGGGGTCCCCTACGAGAGCCTTTCCGGCACCTCCATCTACGATCTGATCCCGAAGGACCGCATCGAGAGCGGAAGGGAGAAGGTGAGGGCGGTCCTCGAGACGAAAAGGCTGGTTCGATTCGAGGGGAAGCTGGGAGAGAGGGTCTTCGAGAACTCCTTCTATCCTGTGCTCGACGAGGAGGGGGAGGTGAGGCGGGTCGCCGTCTATGTGAGGGACATCACCGAGCGGAAGCGGCTCCAGAGGGTCCTGAAGGAGACCGAGGAGCAGTATCGGAAGATCTACGAGAATGCCATTGAAGGGATCTTCCAGATCAGCCCCGATGGCAAGTTCATGAGCGCCAATCCCTCCCTTGCCCGTATCCACGGCTACGCCTCTCCCGAAGAGCTGATCCATGCGGTCCAGGATATCCGGACCCTCTATGTCAATCCGGAGGACCATCAACGCCTCGTTCAACTCCTCTTTCGGCAGGGCTCGGTCGAAAGTTACGAGGCCAAAATGTACCGGAAGGATCGAAGCCTCCACTGGATCTCCACCAACGTCAGGCTGGTGCGGGACGCCTCCGGCCATCCCCTCTACTATGAGGGGACGATGATCGACATCACCAAGAGAAAGACGGCCGAGGAGGCCTTTGCGGAGAGCGAGGAACGCTATCGGACCGCCATCGAAAACTCCAACGATGCGGTGGCGATCGTGCGAGACGGCAGGCTTCAATTCGTCAACCGGCGTTACGTGGAGCTCTTCGGCTACGAGAGTGCCGAGGAGCTTTCCGGTCAGCCGATCGATCGCTTCGTCCACCCGGAGGACCGGGAGAAGGTCGTGAGGATCAACCAGCAGAGGCAGAGGGGAGAGCCTGTCCCCTCGCGCTACGAATTCAAGGGCCTGACCCGGGACGGCCGAATCCTCCATCTCGAAGTCTCCGCCACCAGCACCGTCTATCGGGGGAAACAGGTCTATCTGGCCTACCTCAGGGACATTTCAGAGCGAAAGGCCGCCGAGGAGAGCTTGCGGAACGAACGCAATCGGTTCCAAACCCTCTTGGAGAGCGCGCCCTTCGGGATCATCGTGATGGACCGGGACGGGGTTTTCCAGTATATCAATCCCAAGTTCAAAGAGCTTTTCGGCTACGAGCTGACCGAGGTGCCCAACAGCCGGGAGTGGTTCAGGAAGGCCTTCCCGGATCCAAAGATGAGGAGAGAGGTGATCTCGGCCTGGGTCGGCTATCTGAGGAGCACCAGCCCCGGAGAGAAGGTCCCTCGGACCCTTCCCACCACCTGCAAGGACGGGACGCAGAAGATCATCCACTTCATTCCGGTCCGGCTCGCCACCGGCGAGTACATCGTCACCCTCGAAGACGTGACCGAGAGGATCCGGGCCCACGAGGCCCTGATGAAGTCCCATCAGGAGTTAGAACGTCTGAACCGGGCCAAGACGAAGGCGGTCCACCACATCTCCCATGAACTGAAGACGCCCCTTGCGGTGATCCAGGGCAACCTCCGGCTCTTGAAGAGGAGGTTGAAGCGGATCTCCCGAGACGGGGGCCTCCAACCCACCCTCGAGAGGATCGAGCGGAACCTCTCGAGGCTCCTCGACCTTTCGAAAGAGGCGGACGACATCTTCAGGATCTCCCAGGAACTGGAGGCAGGGGTCATTCTGGACAGCCTCGAGACGCTCTGCCAGCGGATCGGGGACTTTCCCGATCTCCCGCCCGCTGTCCGAGGCCATATCGACGGACTCAGGGCGTGGTTTCGCCAATATCAGTCCGGACATCCCGGCGCCTTCGAATCGATCCATCTCCATTCCTTCCTCCTCGATACGCTCGAAAGGGTGAAGGAGCGATCCCGGCACCGGAAGATCCATTTTCGATTCGAGGGAAGACCCGGGCTCTACGTCTCGATGGACCCTCTCGTCCTCCAACAGGTGATGGAGGGGCTGCTCCGCAATGCCATCGAGAACACGCCCGATGGCGGAACCATCCGGCTCTCCTTCGAGGAGCAGCGCGGGAAGATTCAGATTCACGTGGCGGACGAGGGGATCGGGATCACCGAGGAAAATCAGGCCTATATCTTCGATGGTCTCTTTCACACCCGGGAGACCGAGCTCTATGCAACGAAGAAGCCCTACGATTTCGGTGCGGGAGGCAAAGGGCTCGACCTGCTCCGGATGAAGATCTATGCCCAGCGTTTCGGTTTCGATCTGTCGATGAAGAGCAAACGTTGCCCCTATATTCCAACAGACCAGGATCTCTGTCCGGGAGACCGGGCGAAGTGTCCCCATCTCGCGGAGGAGAAGGAGTGTGCCGACTCGG contains:
- the lepA gene encoding translation elongation factor 4, which produces MEQIRNFSIIAHIDHGKSTLADRLIQFTGMVDERNFKDQILDNMEIERERGITIKSQAISLPYRSRDGQEYLLNLIDTPGHVDFSYEVSRALASCEGVLLLIDASQGVQAQTLANLYLAMENDLEIIPVINKIDLPTADIDRVLEQIDSELGLDPFGALKCSAKEGIGIEEILEAIVKRIPPPKGSPEAPLAALIFDAQYDPFRGTVIHCRLFDGTVRPGDLIRFMSNGATYEVEEVGRFLLNRQRRDSLSAGEVGYILAGVKTVSDVYIGDTITFEDRPCAQPLPGFKAFKPVVFSSIYPISPEDYEDLASALEKYKLNDAALVYQKDSSLALGQGFRCGFLGLLHLEIVQERLEREYDLSIILSVPSVRYRFTLKDGTTVYVDNPAHYPDPATIAKGEEPYIRATLIMPERYLGNVIKLCMEKRGQQSKLNYLGPDRVELIYEMPLAEVMYDFYDRFKSITQGYGSFDYDLLDYRESNLVLLDILVNGEKVDALSQIVHRDQARPRALRVCETLKEEIPRQMFKVAIQGAIGGEIIARTTLSPYRKDVTAKCYGGDVTRKRKLLEKQKKGKKRMKMVGSVSIPQSAFLAVLRSEPES
- a CDS encoding PAS domain S-box protein; the encoded protein is MNEKEIEQELESLRLRAAELERCEEERRRREAVFLDLINATEEVVFLIDREGILLAANQNTARLYGVPYESLSGTSIYDLIPKDRIESGREKVRAVLETKRLVRFEGKLGERVFENSFYPVLDEEGEVRRVAVYVRDITERKRLQRVLKETEEQYRKIYENAIEGIFQISPDGKFMSANPSLARIHGYASPEELIHAVQDIRTLYVNPEDHQRLVQLLFRQGSVESYEAKMYRKDRSLHWISTNVRLVRDASGHPLYYEGTMIDITKRKTAEEAFAESEERYRTAIENSNDAVAIVRDGRLQFVNRRYVELFGYESAEELSGQPIDRFVHPEDREKVVRINQQRQRGEPVPSRYEFKGLTRDGRILHLEVSATSTVYRGKQVYLAYLRDISERKAAEESLRNERNRFQTLLESAPFGIIVMDRDGVFQYINPKFKELFGYELTEVPNSREWFRKAFPDPKMRREVISAWVGYLRSTSPGEKVPRTLPTTCKDGTQKIIHFIPVRLATGEYIVTLEDVTERIRAHEALMKSHQELERLNRAKTKAVHHISHELKTPLAVIQGNLRLLKRRLKRISRDGGLQPTLERIERNLSRLLDLSKEADDIFRISQELEAGVILDSLETLCQRIGDFPDLPPAVRGHIDGLRAWFRQYQSGHPGAFESIHLHSFLLDTLERVKERSRHRKIHFRFEGRPGLYVSMDPLVLQQVMEGLLRNAIENTPDGGTIRLSFEEQRGKIQIHVADEGIGITEENQAYIFDGLFHTRETELYATKKPYDFGAGGKGLDLLRMKIYAQRFGFDLSMKSKRCPYIPTDQDLCPGDRAKCPHLAEEKECADSGGTTFTLTFHPRQAGQPAPV
- a CDS encoding DegQ family serine endoprotease, giving the protein MGAQKVKRLAVIGLSLTVLLFGLFFCIGREKANSLPKNDKLTTAKSLGQAFVEVAKKVQPSVVNITTEKTVTIKPWERFGEEFFRGSPFEEFFRGFGWPRERGKEYRHRQRSGGSGVIVDKEGYILTNNHVIEGADKIKVRLADGREFIATVKGQDPRTDLAVLHIKAKDLPVATLGDSDKLEVGEWAIAIGSPFGLEHTVTVGVISAKGRSGLGTGTYEDFIQTDASINPGNSGGPLINIDGEVIGINAMIIQPGTGIGFAIPINMAKQILSDLIKTGKVVRPWLGISVQELTPEMMEHFKVKEKEGVLIGQVYSGTGAEKAGLAPGDIIKAVDDKPVKNVNELIKEIQKKSVGQKVKLSIIRDGKPMTVEVTTSAMPDKAELEKEKEGEEKLGARVQELTPQLATRYRISGIKQGVVVVDIQEGSLADEMGLQEGDVILEINRKKIETLKDFERAMKEASVEKGILFQIHRKGRSFYLTFKK
- the hemW gene encoding radical SAM family heme chaperone HemW, producing MIPIQRAGLYIHIPFCLSKCPYCGFYSTTSVSQIPAFLEGLFREMEMAKGRDPLGPFDTLYLGGGTPSLLDPSQLERLLNEVRKEFDLSPESEITIEANPGDLNRSYLRSISELGINRIVIGVQSFEDEVLAFLGRRHSAAEAFQALEWVREAGFQNLGIDLIYGVPGQGLEAWLQDLKQALSFLPEHLSCYELTFEPETPLGRRFRSKELPAPKEEARYEFFLRTSEFLEGNGYLHYEVSNFAREANYASRHNQKYWDHSPYLGLGPSAHSFQSDRRWWNHRCLDRYLEAIAQGTLPMEGQEVLTLEQLKLETLFLSLRTRRGIDLADFKARFGSDLLTDLKGVLTRLEEEGLILLQEGHLSPTVKGLAVADGMALL